In Candidatus Desulforudis audaxviator MP104C, a genomic segment contains:
- the der gene encoding ribosome biogenesis GTPase Der, translating into MTKPVVAIVGRPNVGKSTLFNRILGRQAAVVDAEPGVTRDRLYQEVDWAGRHFILVDTGGIESQAGEDMANRVFDQVRRAMAEAQLILYVLDGNAGLLEEDVQVAALLRRSSKPVLVVVNKVDDFSRPLPLADFYRLGLGEPVPVSAAQGLNIGDLLDLVVAGMPAGADEPRSEPVRIAVVGRPNVGKSSLVNAILGEERVIVSDVPGTTRDAVDTLFRRDGREYVFIDTAGMRRKARIRESIEYYSVLRAKKALERSDLALVVLDFTDGVTNQDQRIAGLAEEAGKGTIIVVNKWDLAEGSGVSASRYQEEVRRELIFIGYAPVLCVSAVSGLGVPKILDTVESVMGEYRRQIPTSMLNRILQDAFMISPPPARKGKRLKLMYCTQVATGPPAFLLFVNDPGLVSPGYRRYLENEVRRALGFKGVPVRILFRRRESK; encoded by the coding sequence GTGACCAAGCCGGTGGTGGCCATTGTGGGCCGCCCCAACGTGGGCAAGTCCACGCTTTTTAACCGGATACTGGGCCGGCAGGCCGCCGTGGTTGACGCCGAACCCGGGGTCACCCGGGACCGGCTGTACCAGGAGGTGGACTGGGCCGGACGACACTTCATCCTGGTGGATACGGGCGGGATCGAAAGCCAGGCTGGCGAGGATATGGCCAACCGGGTCTTCGATCAGGTGCGACGGGCGATGGCGGAGGCCCAACTGATCCTCTACGTTCTGGACGGGAACGCCGGTTTGCTGGAAGAGGACGTCCAGGTGGCCGCGCTCTTGCGCCGTTCCAGCAAGCCGGTGCTGGTGGTGGTGAACAAAGTCGACGATTTCAGTCGGCCCTTGCCGCTGGCCGACTTTTACCGGCTGGGGCTGGGAGAGCCGGTACCGGTTTCGGCCGCCCAGGGACTTAATATCGGGGATCTTTTGGACCTGGTGGTGGCCGGGATGCCGGCCGGGGCCGATGAACCCCGGTCCGAGCCGGTGCGGATCGCGGTGGTGGGCCGGCCGAACGTCGGGAAGTCTTCACTGGTGAACGCCATCCTAGGCGAGGAACGCGTGATCGTGAGCGACGTCCCCGGCACCACCAGGGACGCCGTCGATACGTTGTTCCGCCGGGACGGCCGGGAATACGTGTTCATCGACACCGCGGGCATGCGCCGCAAGGCCAGGATCCGGGAATCAATCGAGTACTACAGCGTACTCCGGGCCAAAAAGGCCCTGGAGCGTTCGGACCTGGCGCTGGTTGTGCTGGACTTCACCGACGGGGTGACAAACCAGGACCAGCGGATCGCGGGGCTGGCCGAGGAGGCCGGGAAAGGCACCATCATCGTGGTGAACAAGTGGGACCTGGCCGAAGGGAGCGGGGTGTCGGCCTCCCGCTATCAGGAAGAAGTGCGCCGGGAGCTGATCTTCATCGGTTATGCCCCGGTGCTGTGCGTTTCGGCGGTGTCCGGTCTCGGGGTGCCGAAAATCCTCGATACGGTGGAAAGCGTAATGGGTGAATACCGGCGGCAGATCCCCACGAGCATGCTGAACCGCATCTTGCAGGACGCTTTCATGATTTCTCCGCCGCCGGCCCGGAAAGGGAAACGGCTGAAACTGATGTACTGTACCCAGGTGGCGACCGGGCCGCCCGCCTTCCTCTTGTTCGTAAACGATCCCGGGCTGGTTTCCCCGGGCTACCGGCGGTACCTGGAGAACGAAGTCCGACGGGCATTGGGTTTCAAGGGCGTGCCGGTGCGAATTCTGTTCAGGAGGCGGGA
- a CDS encoding DUF512 domain-containing protein, which translates to MSEGLVVQAVRPGSIAAELELAPGDRVIAINGVVLEDLIDYRFYSTDERLNVLVAKKDGEQWLLEIDKEDGEDLGLSFVAPFPKMNRCRNRCLFCFVDQMRPGLRSSLYIKDDDYRLSFLEGNFITLTNVDERDLRRIAGQRLSPLYVSVHTTNPALRRRLMGHPRAGGIMGQLRLLKAAGIEVHTQVVLCPGLNDGDELSRTVKDLATLWPSVQSVGVVPVGRTRYREGLYPLSGFTAPGAQALVAAVAAWQGQYRKRYGKSFVYAADEFYLLAGCDVPPAEAYDGFPQLENGIGMVRLFLDEWSAVEPGLPDRVPPRRVTVVSGRLAEALVEPLVKRLNRVDGLEVRLAVINNEFFGQTVTVSGLLSGGDIAEQLAGGPPADLVVVPGSALKDGHAFLDDMTTAELGRQLGAPVVGASGPRELVRLIIREYRSFDRGHERRSVNRKTQGGTGL; encoded by the coding sequence TTGTCAGAGGGCTTGGTTGTACAGGCAGTACGGCCGGGCAGCATCGCCGCAGAGTTAGAGCTGGCCCCCGGTGACCGGGTCATCGCCATTAACGGCGTCGTCCTCGAGGATTTGATCGACTACCGATTCTATTCAACCGACGAGCGGCTCAATGTGCTGGTGGCCAAGAAGGACGGGGAGCAATGGCTCCTGGAGATTGACAAGGAAGACGGCGAGGACCTGGGTTTGAGTTTCGTCGCACCTTTTCCGAAAATGAACCGCTGCCGGAACCGGTGCCTGTTTTGCTTCGTGGACCAGATGCGGCCTGGACTGCGGTCATCCCTGTATATCAAGGACGACGACTACCGGCTTTCATTTCTGGAAGGCAACTTCATCACCCTCACCAACGTGGATGAACGGGACCTGAGGCGCATCGCCGGCCAGCGCTTGAGCCCACTGTATGTTTCGGTCCACACCACGAACCCGGCCCTGCGCCGCCGGCTGATGGGCCACCCCCGCGCCGGGGGGATTATGGGCCAGTTGCGCCTGCTCAAGGCGGCAGGCATCGAGGTGCATACCCAGGTGGTGCTCTGCCCGGGCTTAAATGACGGGGATGAACTGTCGCGCACGGTGAAAGACCTGGCGACCCTCTGGCCTTCGGTCCAGTCGGTGGGTGTGGTACCGGTGGGCCGGACCCGCTACCGGGAAGGGCTTTACCCCCTTAGCGGTTTCACCGCTCCCGGAGCGCAGGCGTTGGTGGCGGCGGTTGCCGCCTGGCAGGGGCAGTACCGGAAACGTTACGGCAAATCCTTTGTGTATGCGGCCGACGAGTTCTACCTGCTCGCAGGGTGCGACGTACCGCCAGCCGAGGCCTACGACGGCTTTCCGCAGTTAGAGAACGGGATCGGGATGGTCAGGCTCTTCCTGGACGAGTGGTCGGCGGTGGAACCAGGGCTGCCCGACCGGGTGCCTCCCCGGAGGGTGACCGTAGTCAGCGGGCGATTGGCCGAGGCGCTTGTCGAGCCTCTGGTGAAGCGGCTGAACCGGGTGGATGGGCTCGAGGTGCGCCTGGCCGTGATCAACAACGAATTCTTCGGCCAAACGGTCACGGTCAGCGGCCTGCTTTCGGGGGGCGACATCGCAGAACAGCTGGCGGGTGGACCCCCCGCCGATCTGGTGGTAGTGCCGGGTTCTGCGCTCAAGGATGGTCACGCATTCCTGGACGACATGACCACGGCCGAACTGGGTCGGCAACTCGGAGCCCCCGTCGTTGGTGCTTCCGGGCCGCGGGAACTGGTAAGGCTGATCATCAGGGAGTATCGCAGCTTTGATCGGGGGCATGAACGAAGGTCAGTCAACAGAAAAACTCAAGGGGGAACCGGATTGTGA